The Rickettsia typhi str. Wilmington sequence ATGACAAAGCTAATTATTCACTTAGTTTCAGACTCTTCTGTGCAAACTGTAAAACATGCAGCAAATTCTGCTCTTGCACAATTTACTTCTATAAAACAAAAATTATATCATTGGCCAATGATTAGAAATTTGGAGTTGCTAAATGAAGTATTAAGTAAAATAGAATCTAAACATGGAATAGTATTATACACTATTGCTGATCAAGAACTCCGAAAGGCTTTAACAAAATTTTGTTATGAGTTAAAAATTCCATGTATTTCTGTAATAGGTAAAATTATTAAAGAAATGTCAGTTTTTTCAGGTATTGAAATAGAAAAAGAACAAAATTATAATTATAAATTCGATAAAACTTATTTTGATACACTTAATGCTATAGATTATGCTATAAGACATGATGATGGACAAATGATTAATGAATTATCAGAATCTGATATAATATTAATAGGTCCTTCTAGAACTTCTAAGACACCGACTTCTGTATTTTTAGCGTATAATGGTTTAAAAGCTGCCAATATTCCTTATGTTTATAATTGCCCATTTCCTGATTTTATAGAAAAGAATATAGATCAGTTAGTAGTAGGACTTGTTATTAATCCAAATAGGTTAATTGAGATAAGAGAAGCTAGATTAAATTTATTGCAAATTAACGAAAATAAAAGCTATACAGATTTTAATATAGTACAAAGAGAGTGCATAGAAGTTAGAAAAATTTGCAATCAAAGAAATTGGCCAGTGATTGACGTATCAACCAGATCAATAGAGGAAACAGCAGCATTAATAATGCGAATATATTATAATAGAAAAAATAAATATCATAAATAAAAGGATTTTTCATTATTTACAAGTAGAAGTGAGTAATTTATAATTTTATTTATTGTTTTTCGTTTTTGTGAGAAAAAACTGAATAATCTCATGTTACAACATGAGATTACAATACTTCTTGGATTCGATAGCAATGATATCAAACAAAACAGAGGATAAATATGGTAAATAACGTAACGGATATCTCTTTTAAAAATGAAGTACTAGAATCGGATTTACCTGTAATAGTTGATTTTTGGGCAGAGTGGTGTGGGCCATGTAAAATGTTAATACCGATAATAGATGAAATCAGTAAAGAATTACAAGATAAAGTAAAAGTACTAAAAATGAATATTGATGAAAATCCTAAAACTCCTTCAGAATATGGTGTTCGTAGCATTCCAACGATAATGTTGTTTAAAAATGGTGAACAAAAAGATACTAAAATAGGTTTGCAACAAAAAAAATCTCTTTTAGATTGGATTAATAAATCTATTTAACATTTATTTTATGTTACTTAACCATTCAAAAGTATTTATAGAGATAACAGATGGTTATGTAGAAGGCATAGATGTTCATAAAAGAGCCCAGGGTTTAAAGCATTTTTTTTTGAAAAAAGGAGTTTCTATTTCTCCAACAATACCTATATTAAACAATATTAATTTTTCTTGTTATGAGGGAGAAAAAATAGCTTTTATCGGGAGTAATGGTTCAGGTAAAAGTTCACTTCTAAAACTAATTGCTGGGATATATCCGTTAAAATCAGGTATAGTAAAAGTTCATGGAAATATTGCTGCAATTATAGATATGGGAGTTGGTTTTGAACCAGAACAGACAGGTCGTGAAAATATAAAAATGCTAATGCTATATAATAATATGTTAGATAAATATAGCAAAAAAATTGAAAAAGAAATTATAGATTTTTCAGAACTTGGGAGTAAAATTGATTTACCGATAAAAATTTATAGTTCCGGTATGTTATCACGCCTTGCTTTTTCTGTATCGGTATTTCAGAATCCACAAATTCTATTACTTGATGAAATTTTTGCAGCAGGTGATAGCTATTTTATAGAAAAATCCCTTAATTTAATGAAGAATAAATTTAAAAATACTCCTATTTCAATAATAGTAAGCCATCAAGAAGAAATTATAAAAGATAATTGTGATAGATGTATTTTATTAAAAGACGGTAATATTATAGGTGATGGAACACCATTAGAAATGTTTAAAATCTATAAACAACAAAGCAATAAGGAAATTCATAAATGATAAAGTATTTTTTTTCTAAAAAATACTGGCGGGCAATAGCATTATTAGTTAAAGCTTCTATAATTAGGCAAAATAAAGATTCTTTTTTAGGTTCTTTATGGAGTTTAATTCAACCTTTTATTCATATAATGGTCATTTCATATTTTTTTGGTTTTTTATTAAGACAACCAAGAGAATTTATGGTAATGAACTTAGTAGGAGGAATTCCTTTATGGAGTTTTATAGTAAGTAGTTTAACGATTTGTGCAAGTTCTTTAGTTACACGTGATCAAATAATAAAAAAAGTTAGAATTTCTAAGACTTTTTTTCCTATTGCGGATAGTTTAGGGCAATTATATACTTTAATTTGCTCATTTTCGGCAATGTATTTTGCTTTTATTTTATTATTTCCAGAAAAATTCTCTTGGCAAATAATATTTGTGCCTATATTAATTTTGCCATTAGTAATATGCGTGATTAGTGGTTCTATTGCAGTAGCATTTTTAACACCGTATATTCGAGATATACCGCAAATATTGAATGTTATCCTTGGAGTTATTTATTGGAGTGTACCAATAGTATATCCATATTCGCTAATTCCGGAATCTAAAAAGGTATATTTTGAATTTAATCCATTCTTTTTAGTTATAAGACCTGTACAAGTATTGGTAATTAATGGAACGTTACCAGATATGATGTTAATAATTAAGTCTGTTATAGTCGCATTTATTACTGTTTTTATCAGTTATTTAATTTATAGACAATTTTCTAAAAGAGTTATTTATTATTTATGAAACTTGGTTTTAATCTAGATTTTAATGAATTAGATTTAACCGGACTTAAAAAATTAGATCAAATATTTTTAGATTATCTATTTAAAGCCGATAAATCTTTGCATAAAGATTTAATGTTATTTAGAGCTACTCCTTTCTCGATTATTCCACAAGATTATTCCAAATTTTTGCTAAAAATTTCTCCTCATTTAGACGATTTTTTAGCAGAGTTATTTTGTATTTCAAAAGAAGTAACAATATCAAGACTGAAGCATAAAGATTTTGATATCATTTATGAGTGTAAACGAAAATTTATTCAGCGTGTTGCAGTAAAAAAATATCCCTTAGAGAAAATAAAAGATATTGATTTCGAAGATGTATATTTAAAGATAACTAATTTAATAGGCACGAATTTTACTTCTAGAGAATTTGCAAAGCAAATTGTTATATGGCAACAGGATGAAGAAAGCTTCTCTCTAGAATTAGACATAGCAGCTAGGTACGCTGCGTATAGGGTTTTTAGTTGTTATAACTCATTGTCATCATGGAATAAAAATCTGTTTTTACAAAATGATATACTATTTAATTTTCAACAAAAATTAGATAAAACAAATCTAATAGATGATAAAAAAATATTAAAATATCAAAAAAATGAGAGATTAGATTTTGACTATAAAGATTCTTTTTTAAATCTAGATGAAGCTCTAAACAATTCTCATTATTGTATTTATTGTCATAAACAGGATAAGGATAGCTGTTCTAAGGGATTTGGTGTAATTCCACACTTTGATCGCGTGATCTCGGTAGATAGTTTAGAATATAAGATTCCGTGGTTAAGATATAGTATGACAACTGGTTGTCCATTAAAACAAAAAATTTCTGAAATGAATTACATTAAAGCACAAGGTTTTAACCTAGCAGCTCTTGCTATTATTGTTATTGATAATCCGATGGTTGCAGCAACAGGTAATAGGATTTGTAATGATTGCTCTAAAGCTTGTATTTACCAAAAAAAGCAAGATCCAGTAAATATTCCGTTAATAGAATCAAATATTTTAGAAGAAACGCTTAAATTACCTTACGGTTTGGAGATATATATACTTCTTACACGTTGGAACCCGCTTAATATTTATGCACCGCTTCCGAAAGAACCTACAAATTATAATATTTTAGTTACAGGTCTTGGTCCCGCAGGTTTTAGCCTTAGCTATTATTTATTGCGATCAGGTCACAATGTCACAGCTATTGACGGTTTAAAAATAACCCCTTTATCTTTTAATATTCATAAACCTATAAAATTTTGGCATGAATATAAAAATTTGTTATCAGAAAGAATACCAAAAGGATTTGGAGGGGTATCAGAATATGGTATAACTATTCGTTGGGATAAAAACAATCTTGATATATTGCGGCTAATACTTGAGAGAAATAATAATTTCAAATATTATGATGGAGTAGCGTTAGGTTTTAATATCACGAAAGAACAAGCTTTAGATTTGAATTTTGACCATGTAGCTTTTTGTATTGGAGCAGGTAAGCCAAAGGTTTTGAATATAGAGAATTTTGAAGCTAAGGGAGTAAAAACAGCTTCTGATTTCTTGATGACTTTGCAAAGTGGGGGAGCATTTTTGAAAAATTCTAATACTAATATGGTGATTAGGATGCCAATTGTGATAATAGGTGGTGGTCTTACTTCTTTAGATGCAGCAACAGAAAGTTTATTTTACTATAAAAAGCAAGTAGAAGAATTTGCTAAAAATTATATAAAACAAGATTTAACAGAAGAAGATCAAGAGATAGCTGAAGAATTTATTGCTCATGCAAAGTTGTTTAAAGAAGCTAAAAATAATGAAGAATTAAAAAAGGTTTTTAATAAGCTTGGAGGGGCTACCGTTTATTATCGTGGAAGATTGCAAGATTCGCCAGCTTATAAATTAAATTATGAAGAGCTGATATATACGTTAGCACTTGGTGTTGATTTTAAAGAAAATATGCAGCCTTTAAGAATTAATATTGATAAATATGGTCATGTGGAATCTGTAGAATTCAGTGTTACCACTTGGTTTGACAGTAGGACGCATAACATATACCATAGTAATATGCGTCCTACTGTCAAACCAAGTGGTAACACTGCCTTAATCAAAACTAAAACCGTAATTATGGCAATTGGTATAGAAAATAATACTCAATTCGATGATGATAAATATAGTTATTTCGGTGATTGTAATCCTAAATATTTTGGTAGTGTAGTGAAAGCCATTACTAGTGCAAAAGAAGGTTATGAGGCTATTAACACAAGACTTATAAATAATGTTCCTAGCTTTAAAGGTAGTTACGCATATTTTATAACACAGCTTGATTATTTGCTAACTTCTAGGATTAATAAAATAAATATTTTGAATGATAAAACTTTTGAGATTATAATTCACTCACCACTTGCTGCTAAAAATTTTAAATTTGGACAGTTTTTTCGTTTGCAAAATTATTCTAAAGATATTACTAAGTTAATAGAGCCTATAGCTTTAAGTCCTGTCGATATCGATATAGAAAAAGGGTTAATTAGCTTTATAGTTTATGCAGTTGGTAAGTCTACTAGATTATGTAAAACATTATCAGAAAATGAGAAAGTAGTTTTAATGGGGCCGACAGGTTCACCACTAAAAATACCTAAGAATAAAAAAATAATTATTATTGATTCCAAATATCGTAATGTAGGCTTATTAAAAATTTTAAAAGAAAATAAAAATAAAGTTATATTTGCTACCTATCCTGATATAAAAAACCATAAATTAACTTCTGTGGATATAGTAATAATTAATACTTCTCCTGAAATAGCTGAGGAATTACAAAAGTTAAAAATATTCGGTAAAAATACAGAATTAATAGTTAACGTTAATTCATCAATGCAATGTATGATGAAAGGAATTTGTGGACAATGTGTTCAAAAAGTTAAAGGAAAGCAAAAATATATTTTTGCATGTAGCGGGCAGAATCAAAATGCAGAAATAATTGATTTTAAGAGCTTAAAAGCTCGATTACGCCAAAATTCTTTACAAGAGAAAATGAGTAACTAATGCATCTAATAGCTTCAATTGTCTCTTTATTTGTTCATAACAATTTAATTATTTTTATATAAATTAGCTCGAATAACAACACTTTATTTACTACTCCTAGTTAAATAAATTTATTTTTTAAAATGACAAAATGATCTACTACTATCTTGATTAAGAAAATCAATAATTTGGGTTACTATAGAATTATTTTTATACTTTTCTGCGACTTGTTTTATACGATCAGCAAAATTACCTTTGCCTAAAAAGATTTCTTCGACTGCATTTAAAGCAGTTAAAGAATCTACTTTATCAAAACCTTTTCTATTCATACCTATTAGATTTAAACCCTCAAGCACTGCGCGTTTACTACTTACAAGTCCAAATGGTATTACATCTGCACTGACCGGTGATAGTCCGCCTATCATTGAATATTCACCGATTCTAGTATATTGATGTACTGCAGATAGTCCACCAATTATTGCATAATCACCTACCTTAATATGACCAGCTAAACTTACATAATTAGCGAATACTAAGTTATTGCCAATTTTACAATCATGGCCTATATGAACACCAACCATAAATAAATTATTATTGCCTACTCTTGTTATCATTCCACCGCTTTTGCTTCCTGCTTGCACTGTGACATATTCTCTAATAGTATTATTAGAGCCAATTATTGTGCTTGATCTCTCATTAGCGTATTTTAAGATTTGTGGAGGTTGTCCAATTGATGCAAAAGGATAAATAACTGTGTTTTCACCGATTTCAGTAATCCCATCAATTACTACATGGGACTTTAGCTCGACGTTATCATGAAGTACAACTTCGGGACCTATAATACAATACGGTCCGACTTTTACATTTTTACCAAACTTTGCACCTTCTGCAATTATAGCTGTAGTATGGATATTAGAATTTGACACCGTTACCTTTTACATTTTATCTTTGATCATTGCGGTAAACTTACTTTCTGCGGCTATTTCACATTCGACCATTACCTTACTTGAAAATTTCCATACGTTAGCTCTTTGCTGATCAATAACAGAGTGGATATGCATAGTATCTCCAGGTTGAACAATTCTACGAAATTTTGTATTTTCGATGGACATTAAAAATACTTCTTTGTTTTTAGTAGAATCGAGAGATTTAGCAACTAATATAGCAGCTAATTGTGCCATAGATTCAACCATTAAAACTCCAGGCATAACAGGCCTTGTAGGAAAATGTCCTGTAAACTGCGGTTCGTTAACGGTAACGTTTTTAATACCTGTTATTGATTTGTTAGGATCAATTTTAAGTACTCTATCTACTAATAAGAATGGATAGCGATGAGGTATTAAATCCATGATTTCGGTAATAGCTATTATCATTTATCTAGGTCTCTTATTTAATATAAATTTGCCTTTATTACAAGAACGAGTTGATTGTATTCAGCATTTTACATCTGTTATTCAATTATTTATTCATGTGATAAATATATTTTTCTGGATCTAATAGTAAAACCATGAGATAACAATAAAAATTGATTCATACAATAAAGCTACAGTAAACTACTTTTTTAACTTGTTATTAGAGGTCTTTACTAATTGTTTCATGATAATAGATTGTCTATGCCAATCCATTATAGGAACTGCAGGGCTCCCACCTACAATTTTACCTTCTTCTATATTTTGTGCTACACCTCCTTGTGCTGCTACTTGTGTTCTGTCACCTATATTTAGATGTCCAGCGATTCCTACTTGTCCTCCAAGAGCACAATATTTTCCGATAGCGCTACTTCCTGCTATACCTGCCTGTGCCACAATAATAGATCCTTTTCCTATTTTTACGCCATGCCCTATTTGTACTAAATTATCTATTCGGCATAAATCTTCTATAATAGTATCTTGAAGTGCGCCTCTATCAATAGTAGTGTTGCTACCAATTTCAACATTATTACCAATTTTAACTATTCCTATGTGAAATATTTTATTATGTACGCCTTTTTCAGTAGCAAAACCAAACCCGTCTTGTCCAATTTTTGCACCTACAAGTATTACGACGTCGTCGCCTATAATTGCATAATTTATTGAAACATGTTGTTCTATTCTAGCGTTTTTGCCGATATTTACACCTCTACCTATGAAGGTTCCTGCGTCTATAATACTATTATCACCTATAATAACATCGTCTTCAATAACTACATTATGGCCTATATAACAATTTTTTCCTATAGCCGCTGAATCTGCAATAATAGCAGATTTCATTATTTTAGTAGAATATGATTTAATAGGAGCGTAGAAAAAATCTATTAATTTACTGTAAGCAAAATATGAATTCTCAGCGTGTATTAAAACAGTATTTTGATTTGATTCTTCTGTAAAATCTTTTGGCACTATACAAGCAGCTGCTTTGGTAGTTTTTAAAAATTCGGAATATTTCGGATTACTTAAAAAGCTGATATCATTTGGTGATGCTTCTTGTAGGATTTTAATATCATGAATATCGATATCTTCATGAATTTTAGTAGGCTCTATAATGTCATGTAAAAAATCTATAATTGCCGTTAGTTTCCGTGGTCCTAGATTTTTATAAAAATTACTACTTACCATATAAACTGTAACTAACTTAATCACTAGCGATAGTATATAAGCTATGCTTTTATTATGCAATAAAATTGTAAGTTTTAGATAGCAAAAATGTGTTCAGTGTCATATAGTGACTTGACCATGGTATCCAGAAAAAAATATTAATAATTAGTAATTTTAAGTTGGCTCTGAGGTACAAGTTATGAATTGAAGAAATTAATAATCATATTGATTTGTGTGAAGTTCACCTTTGAACAGCTAAGGTTTTTATAGAATTCTTTTATTTAGAGATTACTTAGTCTTCATATTTTTTAAAAATCTATTTATATCCGATTAGATCTTTAACTTTAAATTAATAATTTTAAAAAACTGGTTACTTAGGAGTAATTAATAGGAGTAATTAAATGGTGGCCACGGTTGGAATTGAACCAACGACACAAGGATTTTCAGTCCTTTGCTCTACCGACTGAGCTACGTGGCCTTATATATCATTTAATTTAAGTAATTGGTTACATAGTTTAGTATTTTCTAATGCTTTATATATATGCTCGCTCATCTGCTTACCTTTTCCATAAGAAGTAAATGAGTGAGTATCAAATAATCATTGTACGAGACTAAAATATTATGGCATTTCTTAAAAATCACGGTACCGACATCATGTCTTGTGATCACGGTGTTGGATCCGATCTATTACTGGATTCTTGCTTTTATCTTAGGAATGACATTTTATTCAAGTAAAGCAATATAACTAAAGTTTATAATAGATTAATCAACTTTTGTCTATCCTTAATTAGTAATATTAGATATAAATACTTAATTATGATATAATATTTTTTAGAACTGTTTCTTATGATTAAAATCGGTAATATAGAACTTTCTTCAAATGTGATCCTTGCTCCAATGTCTAATATTACGGACTTGGAATTTAGAAAATTGGTAAAAAGATTTGGTGCAGGTCTTGTAGTTTCTGAAATGATAGCAAGTAGAGCGATGATTATGAAATCTAGGCAATCAATGCAAAAATGCGCTATCATGCATGACGATCCAACAAGTGCATGTGTGCAGTTAGCAGGCTGTGAGCCGGATGTAATAGCTGACGCTGCTAAAATGAATGAGGATATGGGAGCAAAAATTATCGATCTTAATTTTGGTTGTCCAGCGAAAAAGGTAGTAGGCGGTTATGCAGGTTCAGCTTTAATGCGAGACGAGAGGTTAGCGACCAAGATTTTCGAAGCGACTGTTAAAGCGGTTAAGATTCCAGTAACGGTTAAAATGCGTATGGGCTGGGATGATAATACGAAAAATGCTCCGACTTTAGCTGTCATTGCTGCCAGCTCAGGTGTTCAGATGGTTACCGTTCACGGTAGAACCAGATGCCAGTTTTATTCTGGTAATGCTAATTGGGATTTTATACGAGTAGTTAAAGAAGCGGTAAAAATTCCAGTTATTGCTAATGGTGATATAACTAATTTTGCAAAAGCAAAAGAAGCATTACAAAAATCCGGGGCAGATGGTATTATGGTTGGTAGAGGAGTGTATGGAAAGCCTTGGCTTATTTCACAAATTGCATATTATCTTAAAACTGGTAAAGAAAAACCTGCTCCCTCTATAGCGGAGCAGCTAGATATAATAATAAAGCATTATGATGCAATAATTGATTATTATGGCAAATCTGTTGGTGTACCTATTGCACGTAAGCATATTATTTGGTATAGTAGTGGGTTGCCGAGTTCTGCTGAGTTTAGATGTGCTGTTAATTTGATGAATGATCCTATAGCTGTAAAAGAGAAAATTGCAGAATTTTATATGAGCGTTATGGATGCAAATAAATGAAAAGAATTTTAAGTTTTATTTTTATCATATTGTTTTTTAATTCAAGTTATACTGCTGAAAAAGCGGCAGTAATAACTGATTATAAATCGGTATTTTTGCCTGTAATTACTAAAAATAAAAAAATAAAAATTGCTATTCGTTCTTATTTAAAGAATAAAGAATCATATTTCGTTTTAGTAGATCCAGATTCCTTTAAAACTGAGATAGTACTACAAGAATTGGTAATTTTACCTGTGAATAAGATAGAAAAAGAAAATATGCTAATAAAGTTAAATAAAACTGCATATATTAAAGCTTTAAATAAATATAACTTTATAGATCAAAGTTTACGAAGCTTCAAACAGGATGAATTTAGTAATAAGTTTACTAAAAATGTAATAGTGCATGAGCACAAACCTAACTCCAAAAATTCGTATTTATCAACTTTTATGAATTCTACTGTACAACAAAATTATGGTGCTACTAGTAGCATGTATAAAGTAAAAGGTCAGTTCTTAACAATTGATATGTGTCCTTCTTCCAAAAACTTTGAAGAAGATTTTTTTAAAAAGCTTGTAGAATTATCAACAAAATTAAAGAAAACTATACCGATTACTATATGTGTTTCAGGATTATGGATTAATAAGCATACAGAAGAATTTTTATGGTTATTAAAGCAACAAGAAAACGGTTATCTACAAATAACATGGGTTAATCATTCATTTAGTCATCCTTACTTCAAAGATAAACCACTTGAAAATAATTTTCTTCTTTCTAATAAAGAAGATTTTGAAAATGAAGTATTAGAAGTAGGAAAGATATTAGTAAGTTATAATATTGCAC is a genomic window containing:
- the lpxA gene encoding acyl-ACP--UDP-N-acetylglucosamine O-acyltransferase; the protein is MSNSNIHTTAIIAEGAKFGKNVKVGPYCIIGPEVVLHDNVELKSHVVIDGITEIGENTVIYPFASIGQPPQILKYANERSSTIIGSNNTIREYVTVQAGSKSGGMITRVGNNNLFMVGVHIGHDCKIGNNLVFANYVSLAGHIKVGDYAIIGGLSAVHQYTRIGEYSMIGGLSPVSADVIPFGLVSSKRAVLEGLNLIGMNRKGFDKVDSLTALNAVEEIFLGKGNFADRIKQVAEKYKNNSIVTQIIDFLNQDSSRSFCHFKK
- a CDS encoding pyruvate, water dikinase regulatory protein; amino-acid sequence: MTKLIIHLVSDSSVQTVKHAANSALAQFTSIKQKLYHWPMIRNLELLNEVLSKIESKHGIVLYTIADQELRKALTKFCYELKIPCISVIGKIIKEMSVFSGIEIEKEQNYNYKFDKTYFDTLNAIDYAIRHDDGQMINELSESDIILIGPSRTSKTPTSVFLAYNGLKAANIPYVYNCPFPDFIEKNIDQLVVGLVINPNRLIEIREARLNLLQINENKSYTDFNIVQRECIEVRKICNQRNWPVIDVSTRSIEETAALIMRIYYNRKNKYHK
- the fabZ gene encoding 3-hydroxyacyl-ACP dehydratase FabZ gives rise to the protein MIIAITEIMDLIPHRYPFLLVDRVLKIDPNKSITGIKNVTVNEPQFTGHFPTRPVMPGVLMVESMAQLAAILVAKSLDSTKNKEVFLMSIENTKFRRIVQPGDTMHIHSVIDQQRANVWKFSSKVMVECEIAAESKFTAMIKDKM
- the trxA gene encoding thioredoxin, translated to MVNNVTDISFKNEVLESDLPVIVDFWAEWCGPCKMLIPIIDEISKELQDKVKVLKMNIDENPKTPSEYGVRSIPTIMLFKNGEQKDTKIGLQQKKSLLDWINKSI
- a CDS encoding ABC transporter ATP-binding protein, translated to MLLNHSKVFIEITDGYVEGIDVHKRAQGLKHFFLKKGVSISPTIPILNNINFSCYEGEKIAFIGSNGSGKSSLLKLIAGIYPLKSGIVKVHGNIAAIIDMGVGFEPEQTGRENIKMLMLYNNMLDKYSKKIEKEIIDFSELGSKIDLPIKIYSSGMLSRLAFSVSVFQNPQILLLDEIFAAGDSYFIEKSLNLMKNKFKNTPISIIVSHQEEIIKDNCDRCILLKDGNIIGDGTPLEMFKIYKQQSNKEIHK
- a CDS encoding ABC transporter permease, whose protein sequence is MIKYFFSKKYWRAIALLVKASIIRQNKDSFLGSLWSLIQPFIHIMVISYFFGFLLRQPREFMVMNLVGGIPLWSFIVSSLTICASSLVTRDQIIKKVRISKTFFPIADSLGQLYTLICSFSAMYFAFILLFPEKFSWQIIFVPILILPLVICVISGSIAVAFLTPYIRDIPQILNVILGVIYWSVPIVYPYSLIPESKKVYFEFNPFFLVIRPVQVLVINGTLPDMMLIIKSVIVAFITVFISYLIYRQFSKRVIYYL
- a CDS encoding FAD-dependent oxidoreductase codes for the protein MKLGFNLDFNELDLTGLKKLDQIFLDYLFKADKSLHKDLMLFRATPFSIIPQDYSKFLLKISPHLDDFLAELFCISKEVTISRLKHKDFDIIYECKRKFIQRVAVKKYPLEKIKDIDFEDVYLKITNLIGTNFTSREFAKQIVIWQQDEESFSLELDIAARYAAYRVFSCYNSLSSWNKNLFLQNDILFNFQQKLDKTNLIDDKKILKYQKNERLDFDYKDSFLNLDEALNNSHYCIYCHKQDKDSCSKGFGVIPHFDRVISVDSLEYKIPWLRYSMTTGCPLKQKISEMNYIKAQGFNLAALAIIVIDNPMVAATGNRICNDCSKACIYQKKQDPVNIPLIESNILEETLKLPYGLEIYILLTRWNPLNIYAPLPKEPTNYNILVTGLGPAGFSLSYYLLRSGHNVTAIDGLKITPLSFNIHKPIKFWHEYKNLLSERIPKGFGGVSEYGITIRWDKNNLDILRLILERNNNFKYYDGVALGFNITKEQALDLNFDHVAFCIGAGKPKVLNIENFEAKGVKTASDFLMTLQSGGAFLKNSNTNMVIRMPIVIIGGGLTSLDAATESLFYYKKQVEEFAKNYIKQDLTEEDQEIAEEFIAHAKLFKEAKNNEELKKVFNKLGGATVYYRGRLQDSPAYKLNYEELIYTLALGVDFKENMQPLRINIDKYGHVESVEFSVTTWFDSRTHNIYHSNMRPTVKPSGNTALIKTKTVIMAIGIENNTQFDDDKYSYFGDCNPKYFGSVVKAITSAKEGYEAINTRLINNVPSFKGSYAYFITQLDYLLTSRINKINILNDKTFEIIIHSPLAAKNFKFGQFFRLQNYSKDITKLIEPIALSPVDIDIEKGLISFIVYAVGKSTRLCKTLSENEKVVLMGPTGSPLKIPKNKKIIIIDSKYRNVGLLKILKENKNKVIFATYPDIKNHKLTSVDIVIINTSPEIAEELQKLKIFGKNTELIVNVNSSMQCMMKGICGQCVQKVKGKQKYIFACSGQNQNAEIIDFKSLKARLRQNSLQEKMSN
- the lpxD gene encoding UDP-3-O-(3-hydroxymyristoyl)glucosamine N-acyltransferase codes for the protein MVSSNFYKNLGPRKLTAIIDFLHDIIEPTKIHEDIDIHDIKILQEASPNDISFLSNPKYSEFLKTTKAAACIVPKDFTEESNQNTVLIHAENSYFAYSKLIDFFYAPIKSYSTKIMKSAIIADSAAIGKNCYIGHNVVIEDDVIIGDNSIIDAGTFIGRGVNIGKNARIEQHVSINYAIIGDDVVILVGAKIGQDGFGFATEKGVHNKIFHIGIVKIGNNVEIGSNTTIDRGALQDTIIEDLCRIDNLVQIGHGVKIGKGSIIVAQAGIAGSSAIGKYCALGGQVGIAGHLNIGDRTQVAAQGGVAQNIEEGKIVGGSPAVPIMDWHRQSIIMKQLVKTSNNKLKK
- the dusB gene encoding tRNA dihydrouridine synthase DusB produces the protein MIKIGNIELSSNVILAPMSNITDLEFRKLVKRFGAGLVVSEMIASRAMIMKSRQSMQKCAIMHDDPTSACVQLAGCEPDVIADAAKMNEDMGAKIIDLNFGCPAKKVVGGYAGSALMRDERLATKIFEATVKAVKIPVTVKMRMGWDDNTKNAPTLAVIAASSGVQMVTVHGRTRCQFYSGNANWDFIRVVKEAVKIPVIANGDITNFAKAKEALQKSGADGIMVGRGVYGKPWLISQIAYYLKTGKEKPAPSIAEQLDIIIKHYDAIIDYYGKSVGVPIARKHIIWYSSGLPSSAEFRCAVNLMNDPIAVKEKIAEFYMSVMDANK
- a CDS encoding palindromic element RPE3 domain-containing protein, with amino-acid sequence MKRILSFIFIILFFNSSYTAEKAAVITDYKSVFLPVITKNKKIKIAIRSYLKNKESYFVLVDPDSFKTEIVLQELVILPVNKIEKENMLIKLNKTAYIKALNKYNFIDQSLRSFKQDEFSNKFTKNVIVHEHKPNSKNSYLSTFMNSTVQQNYGATSSMYKVKGQFLTIDMCPSSKNFEEDFFKKLVELSTKLKKTIPITICVSGLWINKHTEEFLWLLKQQENGYLQITWVNHSFSHPYFKDKPLENNFLLSNKEDFENEVLEVGKILVSYNIAPSPFFRFPGLVSDQILIAKLKDFGFIPLGSNAWLAKGEKVQDGSFILVHGNSNEKAGIDLIMPMLSELKLLPIEKAFLPTNL